A genomic stretch from Lathyrus oleraceus cultivar Zhongwan6 chromosome 2, CAAS_Psat_ZW6_1.0, whole genome shotgun sequence includes:
- the LOC127121142 gene encoding uncharacterized protein LOC127121142 yields the protein MEGNEVVKMIVPSSQLTNVDVSGDGDGERQYSFPEEIETFYLKLTHLLNSSGLTLIINVRETSLNLFEFYLEVVKRGGYKRVCKQKEWGEVVSALKLEGNNAKLPSQIKKLYANLLYEFEKIYFYRFRATQTATHTTKALPERLLQAPSNDKEKKKPRGVPRGANGYQIFLKHECARLKACRQDINGKAILPMAVEGWKNLSEIDKQPYVEESKKIKEAMIIDNNKHKGKEKIPSICGDYYYCVTSQPQGNYSFANSAALDLAFKITEKTSMDPFFLCDLDAYRSGDLLSLIENGEI from the exons ATGGAAGGCAATGAAGTGGTGAAGATGATAGTTCCATCATCACAGCTCACCAATGTTGATGTGTCCGGCGACGGCGACGGCGAGAGACAATACTCTTTTCCTGAAGAGATAGAAACCTTCTACCTCAAACTCACCCACTTGTTAAACTCCTCTGGACTCACTCTCAT TATCAATGTCCGAGAAACTTCCTTAAACTTGTTCGAGTTTTACTTGGAGGTCGTTAAAAGAGGAGGTTATAAACGG GTTTGTAAACAAAAGGAATGGGGTGAAGTTGTTTCAGCTCTTAAACTGGAAGGAAACAATGCAAAGTTACCATCTCAAATTAAAAAACTCTATGCAAATCTTCTATACGAATTTGAGAAAATCTACTTCTACAGGTTTCGAGCAACTCAAACTGCAACTCACACCACCAAAG CATTACCCGAAAGGCTTCTACAAGCACCCTCGAATGACAAAGAAAAGAAGAAGCCACGAGGTGTTCCGAGGGGGGCAAATGGATATCAAATATTCCTCAAACACGAATGTGCCCGACTAAAAGCTTGTCGTCAGGACATCAATGGCAAAGCGATCCTGCCCATGGCTGTCGAAGGATGGAAGAATTTGTCAGAGATTGATAAACAG CCATATGTGGAGGAAAGCAAGAAGATAAAGGAAGCAATGATCATTGACAATAATAAACATAAAGGGAAAGAAAAGATACCTAGTATTTGTGGTGACTACTACTACTGTGTAACTTCACAACCTCAAGGAAATTACTCTTTTGCTAACAGTGCAGCATTGGACTTGGCTTTTAAAATTACGGAAAAAACATCAATGGATCCCTTCTTCCTATGTGATTTGGATGCATATCGTTCGGGAGATTTGCTAAGTTTGATAGAAAATGGTGAAATCTAA
- the LOC127118251 gene encoding cucumisin isoform X1, translating to MLQYIFFFMPLLGGVSSSYDGPLYDSAANTKVNTLPLYDYAGDTIKDEASCLLHYNYLLQQATDSNSTTKTILYYYWCSFNGFVAKLTENEADKMAGVVGVISVLPDEKRQLLTREVERQNYESDVIVGVIDSGIWPESKSFNDKGFSPPPAKWKGSCQAFDFTCNNKIIGAKFYPPLHHNALSSKDIESPRDSSGHGTHTTSTVEFR from the exons ATGTTGCAATACATTTTCTTCTTCATGCCATTGTTGGGAGGTGTTTCTTCTAGCTATG ATGGACCCCTATATGACTCAGCTGCTAACACTAAGGTAAATACTCTTCCCCTATATGACTATGCGGGAGATACCATCAAAGATGAAGCTTCTTGTTTACTCCATTACAATTATTTGTTACAACAGGCTACAGACAG CAACTCGACAACAAAGACTATACTTTACTATTATTGGTGTAGTTTCAACGGATTTGTCGCAAAGCTAACAGAAAATGAAGCTGATAAAATGGCAG GAGTTGTTGGAGTTATTTCTGTTCTTCCTGATGAAAAGAGACAACTCCTCACACGAGAGGTGGAAAGACAAAACTATGAAAGTGATGTTATAGTTGGAGTGATTGATTCTGGAATTTGGCCAGAATCGAAAAGCTTCAATGATAAAGGGTTCAGTCCACCACCTGCCAAATGGAAGGGTTCATGCCAAGCTTTTGATTTTACATGCAATAA TAAGATAATTGGAGCAAAGTTTTATCCACCACTCCATCATAATGCTTTAAGCTCAAAAGATATTGAATCTCCTAGAGATTCAAGTGGTCATGGTACGCATACAACATCAACGGTGGAATTCCGTTAG
- the LOC127118251 gene encoding cucumisin isoform X2: MLQYIFFFMPLLGDGPLYDSAANTKVNTLPLYDYAGDTIKDEASCLLHYNYLLQQATDSNSTTKTILYYYWCSFNGFVAKLTENEADKMAGVVGVISVLPDEKRQLLTREVERQNYESDVIVGVIDSGIWPESKSFNDKGFSPPPAKWKGSCQAFDFTCNNKIIGAKFYPPLHHNALSSKDIESPRDSSGHGTHTTSTVEFR, encoded by the exons ATGTTGCAATACATTTTCTTCTTCATGCCATTGTTGGGAG ATGGACCCCTATATGACTCAGCTGCTAACACTAAGGTAAATACTCTTCCCCTATATGACTATGCGGGAGATACCATCAAAGATGAAGCTTCTTGTTTACTCCATTACAATTATTTGTTACAACAGGCTACAGACAG CAACTCGACAACAAAGACTATACTTTACTATTATTGGTGTAGTTTCAACGGATTTGTCGCAAAGCTAACAGAAAATGAAGCTGATAAAATGGCAG GAGTTGTTGGAGTTATTTCTGTTCTTCCTGATGAAAAGAGACAACTCCTCACACGAGAGGTGGAAAGACAAAACTATGAAAGTGATGTTATAGTTGGAGTGATTGATTCTGGAATTTGGCCAGAATCGAAAAGCTTCAATGATAAAGGGTTCAGTCCACCACCTGCCAAATGGAAGGGTTCATGCCAAGCTTTTGATTTTACATGCAATAA TAAGATAATTGGAGCAAAGTTTTATCCACCACTCCATCATAATGCTTTAAGCTCAAAAGATATTGAATCTCCTAGAGATTCAAGTGGTCATGGTACGCATACAACATCAACGGTGGAATTCCGTTAG
- the LOC127118251 gene encoding cucumisin isoform X3 has protein sequence MMDPYMTQLLTLSNSTTKTILYYYWCSFNGFVAKLTENEADKMAGVVGVISVLPDEKRQLLTREVERQNYESDVIVGVIDSGIWPESKSFNDKGFSPPPAKWKGSCQAFDFTCNNKIIGAKFYPPLHHNALSSKDIESPRDSSGHGTHTTSTVEFR, from the exons ATG ATGGACCCCTATATGACTCAGCTGCTAACACTAAG CAACTCGACAACAAAGACTATACTTTACTATTATTGGTGTAGTTTCAACGGATTTGTCGCAAAGCTAACAGAAAATGAAGCTGATAAAATGGCAG GAGTTGTTGGAGTTATTTCTGTTCTTCCTGATGAAAAGAGACAACTCCTCACACGAGAGGTGGAAAGACAAAACTATGAAAGTGATGTTATAGTTGGAGTGATTGATTCTGGAATTTGGCCAGAATCGAAAAGCTTCAATGATAAAGGGTTCAGTCCACCACCTGCCAAATGGAAGGGTTCATGCCAAGCTTTTGATTTTACATGCAATAA TAAGATAATTGGAGCAAAGTTTTATCCACCACTCCATCATAATGCTTTAAGCTCAAAAGATATTGAATCTCCTAGAGATTCAAGTGGTCATGGTACGCATACAACATCAACGGTGGAATTCCGTTAG
- the LOC127118251 gene encoding cucumisin isoform X4 gives MDPYMTQLLTLSNSTTKTILYYYWCSFNGFVAKLTENEADKMAGVVGVISVLPDEKRQLLTREVERQNYESDVIVGVIDSGIWPESKSFNDKGFSPPPAKWKGSCQAFDFTCNNKIIGAKFYPPLHHNALSSKDIESPRDSSGHGTHTTSTVEFR, from the exons ATGGACCCCTATATGACTCAGCTGCTAACACTAAG CAACTCGACAACAAAGACTATACTTTACTATTATTGGTGTAGTTTCAACGGATTTGTCGCAAAGCTAACAGAAAATGAAGCTGATAAAATGGCAG GAGTTGTTGGAGTTATTTCTGTTCTTCCTGATGAAAAGAGACAACTCCTCACACGAGAGGTGGAAAGACAAAACTATGAAAGTGATGTTATAGTTGGAGTGATTGATTCTGGAATTTGGCCAGAATCGAAAAGCTTCAATGATAAAGGGTTCAGTCCACCACCTGCCAAATGGAAGGGTTCATGCCAAGCTTTTGATTTTACATGCAATAA TAAGATAATTGGAGCAAAGTTTTATCCACCACTCCATCATAATGCTTTAAGCTCAAAAGATATTGAATCTCCTAGAGATTCAAGTGGTCATGGTACGCATACAACATCAACGGTGGAATTCCGTTAG